One region of Brachybacterium saurashtrense genomic DNA includes:
- a CDS encoding ABC transporter permease, producing MSTASPVVMDDSATEKVFEDRRPDSWWRVPAATTVLGLLALVVFGLRGIPGVESVYVVVHESDLNPFGLIPERITVPSKGGAVALSVLALLASAGLWVLNARSARPRARVRTTLLAVFAAAWVFSFLTWVISERTLDVTTLLQGTLVLAVPLAFGALSGVLSERAGVINIAIEGQLLFGAFGATLIGSLTGSVWIGLLAAPLMALFMGALLALFAVGYQVQQIIVGVVLNVLAIGITSFFFGSVMRDNPGLFNAPMRLPTLRIPVLADLPLIGAALFDQNILVYLMWLIVAGLTVALFRTRWGLRVRSVGEHPKAADTVGINVNLTRWKNVLLGAAVAGLGGATLTIGTGVAFGEEMSAGKGYIALAAMILGRYHPVGALLAALTFAFADSLQLRLGTMSASAGGVSIPGDFLLMLPYVVALFAVAGVVGRVRVPAANGQPYVKQ from the coding sequence ATGAGCACGGCATCACCCGTCGTCATGGACGACTCCGCGACCGAGAAGGTGTTCGAGGACAGGCGCCCCGACAGCTGGTGGCGTGTGCCCGCCGCGACCACGGTGTTGGGCCTGCTCGCCCTGGTCGTCTTCGGACTGCGCGGCATCCCGGGCGTCGAGTCGGTGTACGTGGTGGTCCACGAGAGCGATCTGAACCCCTTCGGTCTGATACCGGAGCGGATCACCGTGCCCTCGAAGGGCGGCGCGGTGGCCCTCTCCGTGCTCGCGCTCCTGGCCTCGGCCGGACTGTGGGTGCTCAACGCCCGCAGCGCCCGCCCCCGCGCACGGGTGCGCACCACGCTGCTGGCCGTGTTCGCCGCGGCGTGGGTGTTCTCGTTCCTCACCTGGGTGATCTCCGAGCGCACCCTCGACGTCACCACCCTGCTGCAGGGCACCCTGGTGCTCGCGGTCCCGCTCGCGTTCGGCGCGCTCTCGGGCGTGCTCTCCGAGCGCGCGGGCGTCATCAACATCGCGATCGAGGGGCAGCTGCTGTTCGGCGCCTTCGGCGCCACGCTGATCGGCTCCCTCACCGGCAGCGTGTGGATCGGACTGCTCGCCGCCCCCCTGATGGCGCTGTTCATGGGAGCGCTGCTGGCCCTGTTCGCCGTGGGCTACCAGGTGCAGCAGATCATCGTGGGCGTGGTGCTGAACGTGCTGGCGATCGGCATCACCTCGTTCTTCTTCGGCTCCGTGATGCGGGACAACCCCGGCCTGTTCAACGCCCCGATGCGCCTGCCCACGCTGCGGATCCCGGTGCTGGCCGACCTGCCGCTGATCGGCGCGGCGCTGTTCGACCAGAACATCCTCGTGTACCTCATGTGGCTGATCGTCGCGGGGCTCACGGTCGCGCTGTTCCGCACCCGCTGGGGTCTGCGCGTGCGCTCCGTGGGCGAGCACCCCAAGGCGGCGGACACCGTGGGCATCAACGTCAACCTCACCCGGTGGAAGAACGTGCTGCTGGGCGCGGCCGTGGCCGGGCTGGGCGGGGCCACGCTCACCATCGGCACCGGCGTCGCCTTCGGCGAGGAGATGTCCGCCGGCAAGGGCTACATCGCCCTGGCCGCGATGATCCTGGGCCGCTACCACCCCGTCGGCGCGCTGCTGGCGGCGCTCACCTTCGCGTTCGCGGACTCGCTCCAGCTGCGGCTGGGCACGATGTCCGCCTCCGCGGGCGGGGTGTCGATCCCGGGTGACTTCCTGCTGATGCTCCCCTACGTGGTGGCGCTGTTCGCGGTGGCCGGGGTGGTGGGGCGCGTGCGCGTCCCGGCCGCCAACGGCCAGCCGTACGTCAAGCAGTGA
- a CDS encoding BMP family lipoprotein has product MKSITRSLALVGAGALTLAACGSAPEETAGGGGSDMGGASSDYKACMVSDAGGWDDKSFNESSYNGLLAAEEALGIETATAESTSVSDFEPNINNMVTQDCDLVVTVGFLLAPATGKAAQDNEDTDFAIVDSTAQDADGNPIELDNVKPLEFNTAEAAFLAGYLAAGTTETGKVATYGGVNIPTVTIFMDGFVDGVAHYNEVHGTEVEALGWDKDAQEGSFTGDFEDQSKGKAVSDEFYSAGADIVMPVAGPVGAGTLASAKESDGRMVIWVDSDGYESNASDPDAQSVILTSVMKEMGTAVEDVITGAAGGEFDGTPYVGTLENGGVGLAPFHDFEDEVPAELAEEVETLTQEIIDGSVVVDSQATPEGA; this is encoded by the coding sequence ATGAAGAGCATCACTCGTTCCCTCGCCCTGGTGGGCGCCGGCGCACTGACCCTCGCGGCCTGCGGCTCCGCTCCCGAGGAGACCGCCGGAGGCGGCGGCAGCGACATGGGCGGCGCCTCCAGCGACTACAAGGCCTGCATGGTCTCGGACGCCGGCGGCTGGGACGACAAGTCCTTCAACGAGTCCAGCTACAACGGCCTGCTCGCCGCCGAGGAGGCGCTCGGCATCGAGACCGCCACCGCGGAGTCCACCTCGGTCTCCGACTTCGAGCCGAACATCAACAACATGGTCACCCAGGACTGCGACCTCGTCGTCACGGTGGGCTTCCTGCTGGCGCCGGCCACCGGCAAGGCCGCCCAGGACAACGAGGACACCGACTTCGCGATCGTCGACTCCACCGCGCAGGATGCCGACGGCAACCCGATCGAGCTCGACAACGTCAAGCCGCTCGAGTTCAACACCGCCGAGGCCGCGTTCCTGGCGGGCTACCTCGCGGCGGGCACCACCGAGACCGGCAAGGTCGCCACCTACGGCGGCGTGAACATCCCGACCGTCACCATCTTCATGGACGGCTTCGTGGACGGCGTGGCCCACTACAACGAGGTGCACGGCACCGAGGTCGAGGCGCTGGGCTGGGACAAGGATGCCCAGGAGGGCTCCTTCACCGGTGACTTCGAGGACCAGTCCAAGGGCAAGGCCGTCTCTGACGAGTTCTACAGCGCGGGCGCGGACATCGTGATGCCCGTGGCGGGCCCGGTGGGCGCCGGCACCCTCGCCTCCGCCAAGGAGTCCGACGGCCGCATGGTGATCTGGGTCGACTCCGACGGCTACGAGTCCAACGCCTCCGATCCCGACGCGCAGTCCGTGATCCTCACCTCCGTCATGAAGGAGATGGGCACCGCGGTCGAGGACGTCATCACCGGCGCCGCCGGCGGCGAGTTCGACGGCACCCCGTACGTGGGCACCCTCGAGAACGGCGGTGTGGGCCTGGCGCCGTTCCACGACTTCGAGGACGAGGTCCCCGCGGAGCTCGCCGAGGAGGTCGAGACCCTGACGCAGGAGATCATCGACGGGTCCGTCGTCGTCGACTCGCAGGCTACGCCCGAGGGCGCCTGA
- a CDS encoding ABC transporter ATP-binding protein, translating to MKLELRGITKTFGTFVANDAIDLVVEPGEIHSLLGENGAGKSTLMNVLYGLYRPDGGEIVIDGTPVSFSDPGDAMEAGIGMVHQHFMLVPVFTVAENMVLGNEPTRGGLLDIAAARTLVREISARFGFDLDPDARVEDLPVGAQQRVEIIKALSRSAEVLVLDEPTAVLTPQETDELMAIMRQLRDEGTSIVFITHKLREVKAVSDRITVIRRGRVVGEADPSADQAELASLMVGRQVSLAQEKAEATPGEVALEVEDLRVTDAAGTRTLDGVSFDVRHGEVLAIAGVQGNGQTELTEALLGLQETVHGSARLEGRELVGRSTKQVLDAGVGFVPEDRTHDALVADFSVAENLVLDQHDRPPFGSAVAMSLRAIAENAKRLIPEFDIRTGSASAAASTLSGGNQQKIVMARALNRELSLLLASQPTRGVDVGSIEFLHRRILDERDKGTPVVIVSTELDEVTQLADRIAVMYRGRILGIVPGDEDRDVLGLMMAGYSAEAAREAVAAGARTTDSQLADEGDIA from the coding sequence GTGAAGCTCGAACTGCGCGGGATCACGAAGACCTTCGGGACCTTCGTGGCCAACGACGCCATCGACCTGGTGGTCGAACCCGGCGAGATCCACTCCCTGCTGGGGGAGAACGGCGCCGGCAAGTCCACCCTGATGAATGTGCTGTACGGGCTGTACCGCCCCGACGGCGGCGAGATCGTCATCGACGGGACGCCGGTCTCCTTCTCCGATCCGGGGGACGCGATGGAGGCCGGCATCGGGATGGTGCATCAGCACTTCATGCTGGTGCCGGTGTTCACGGTCGCGGAGAACATGGTGCTGGGCAACGAGCCCACCCGCGGCGGCCTGCTGGACATCGCCGCCGCCCGCACCCTGGTGCGGGAGATCTCCGCCCGCTTCGGCTTCGACCTGGATCCCGATGCGCGCGTGGAGGACCTCCCCGTCGGCGCCCAGCAGCGGGTCGAGATCATCAAGGCGCTCAGCCGCAGCGCCGAGGTGCTGGTGCTGGACGAGCCCACCGCGGTGCTCACCCCGCAGGAGACCGACGAGCTGATGGCGATCATGCGTCAGCTGCGGGACGAGGGCACCTCGATCGTGTTCATCACCCACAAGCTCCGCGAGGTCAAGGCGGTCTCCGACAGGATCACGGTGATCCGGCGCGGCCGGGTGGTCGGCGAGGCGGATCCCTCCGCGGACCAGGCCGAGCTCGCCTCCCTGATGGTGGGCCGGCAGGTCTCCCTCGCCCAGGAGAAGGCGGAGGCGACCCCGGGCGAGGTCGCGCTCGAGGTGGAGGATCTGCGGGTCACCGACGCCGCGGGCACCCGCACCCTGGACGGGGTCTCCTTCGACGTGCGCCACGGCGAGGTGCTCGCCATCGCCGGCGTGCAGGGCAACGGCCAGACCGAGCTCACCGAGGCGCTGCTGGGCCTGCAGGAGACGGTGCACGGCTCCGCGCGCCTGGAGGGCCGTGAGCTGGTGGGCCGCAGCACCAAGCAGGTGCTCGACGCCGGGGTGGGCTTCGTCCCCGAGGACCGCACCCACGACGCCCTGGTGGCGGACTTCTCCGTCGCCGAGAACCTCGTGCTGGACCAGCACGACCGCCCGCCCTTCGGCAGCGCGGTCGCCATGTCCCTGCGCGCCATCGCGGAGAACGCGAAGCGGCTGATCCCCGAGTTTGACATCCGCACCGGGTCCGCCTCCGCCGCGGCCTCGACCCTCTCCGGCGGCAACCAGCAGAAGATCGTGATGGCGCGGGCGCTGAACCGCGAGCTGTCCCTGCTGCTCGCCTCCCAGCCCACCCGCGGTGTGGACGTCGGCTCGATCGAGTTCCTCCACCGCCGCATCCTCGACGAGCGGGACAAGGGCACCCCGGTGGTGATCGTCTCCACCGAGCTCGACGAGGTCACCCAGCTCGCCGACCGCATCGCGGTGATGTACCGGGGGAGGATCCTCGGCATCGTGCCTGGCGACGAGGACCGCGACGTGCTGGGCCTGATGATGGCCGGCTACTCGGCCGAGGCCGCCCGCGAGGCCGTCGCCGCCGGCGCCCGCACCACCGACTCCCAGCTCGCGGACGAAGGAGACATCGCATGA
- a CDS encoding NUDIX domain-containing protein — protein sequence MTTPSPSRAPRRIVLLTGPSGSGKGVVSRRAGVPALNLDDFYREGDDPTLPRRFGIPDWDHPASWDAGAALRALTALAHDGAAEIPTYSIALSRRTGSARLELGDAPVLIAEGIFAAELIAPLAAAGLLAEAIVLDRAVPVVFTLRLARDLREHRKPVPILLQRGTALALQQRDDMHGWVRAGLRPDGLRAAVRRIREIVVHAEAERHCRPASAARSRLRIAAVCFLRDAPAGTAPGTELLCVRKHGTGSWMQVGGKLDGEESAREAALREVEEELGVRLHAEELDPLGEFEAVAANEPGTVVHASVFLTRTPLPGPLQVRAELAEHRWIPLENDGAHGNGGRLAPLMREHILPALRRREASRRP from the coding sequence GTGACCACCCCCTCGCCGTCCCGGGCCCCGCGCCGCATCGTCCTGCTCACCGGCCCCTCCGGCAGCGGCAAGGGCGTGGTCTCGCGCCGCGCAGGAGTGCCCGCGCTGAACCTGGACGACTTCTACCGCGAGGGCGACGATCCGACGCTGCCGCGCCGCTTCGGGATCCCGGACTGGGACCACCCCGCCTCCTGGGACGCGGGCGCGGCGCTGCGTGCGCTCACCGCGCTGGCGCACGACGGCGCGGCCGAGATCCCCACCTACTCGATCGCGCTGTCGCGCCGCACGGGCTCGGCGCGGCTGGAGCTCGGGGACGCGCCGGTGCTGATCGCCGAGGGCATCTTCGCCGCCGAGCTGATAGCCCCGCTCGCCGCCGCCGGACTGCTCGCAGAGGCAATCGTGCTGGACCGTGCGGTGCCCGTGGTGTTCACCCTGCGCCTGGCCCGTGACCTGCGCGAGCACCGCAAGCCGGTGCCGATCCTGCTGCAGCGCGGCACCGCCCTCGCCCTCCAGCAGCGCGACGACATGCACGGCTGGGTGCGTGCGGGGCTCCGGCCCGACGGGCTGCGCGCCGCGGTGCGCAGGATCCGGGAGATCGTCGTCCACGCCGAGGCGGAGCGGCACTGCCGGCCCGCCTCCGCGGCGCGCTCCCGGCTGCGGATCGCGGCGGTGTGCTTCCTGCGCGACGCTCCCGCGGGGACGGCGCCCGGCACCGAGCTGCTGTGCGTCCGCAAGCACGGCACCGGCTCCTGGATGCAGGTGGGCGGGAAGCTCGACGGCGAGGAGAGCGCCCGGGAGGCGGCGCTGCGCGAGGTCGAGGAGGAGCTGGGCGTCCGGCTGCATGCCGAGGAACTCGACCCGCTGGGCGAGTTCGAGGCGGTGGCCGCGAACGAGCCGGGCACCGTGGTGCACGCGAGCGTGTTCCTCACCCGCACCCCGCTGCCGGGCCCTCTGCAGGTGCGCGCCGAGCTCGCCGAGCACCGGTGGATCCCGCTCGAGAACGACGGCGCGCACGGCAACGGAGGACGTCTCGCGCCGCTGATGCGCGAGCACATCCTGCCCGCGCTGCGGCGTCGCGAGGCGTCGCGCCGCCCCTGA
- a CDS encoding cytidine deaminase — protein MSLHDSAAPEPVAPEPSEEFTDLLAAAREIAERAYTPYSRFRVGAAGLAEDGRLVRGCNVENAGYGVTLCAECGLISELVAGGGGRLRRFVCVGGDESLPRGERQVVMPCGRCRQLLSEHAAPDLVLLTPEGPRGMDDVLPQAFGPADLRP, from the coding sequence ATGAGCCTCCACGATTCCGCCGCGCCCGAGCCCGTCGCCCCGGAACCCTCCGAGGAGTTCACGGATCTGCTGGCGGCCGCTCGGGAGATCGCCGAACGCGCGTACACCCCGTACTCCCGCTTCCGGGTGGGCGCGGCCGGGCTCGCCGAGGACGGCCGCCTGGTGCGGGGCTGCAACGTGGAGAACGCGGGCTACGGCGTCACCCTCTGCGCCGAGTGCGGGCTGATCAGCGAGCTCGTCGCCGGAGGCGGCGGGAGGCTGCGCCGCTTCGTGTGCGTGGGCGGGGACGAGTCCCTGCCGCGCGGGGAGCGGCAGGTGGTGATGCCCTGCGGGCGCTGCCGCCAGCTGCTCTCCGAGCACGCCGCACCCGATCTGGTGCTCCTCACGCCGGAGGGCCCGCGCGGCATGGACGACGTGCTGCCTCAGGCCTTCGGCCCCGCGGATCTGCGACCCTGA
- a CDS encoding mannose-1-phosphate guanylyltransferase: MPEAPFVPVIPAGGAGTRLWPLSRRARPKFLLDLTGQGTSLLQDTVSRLAPLADAPPVVVTGAMHRAAVREQLGGPEVARIVAEPSPRNSMPAIALAAALIEREHPGAVLGSFAADHLIGDREAFARAVAVARDAAAQGYLVTLGIQPTHPATGFGYIERSAGDAASGPDSPARPDRPLARPGGPGALPAGAHGVDRFVEKPDRERAEEFLASGRFLWNAGMFLARASWLLDELALQLPALAAGVREIAAAHGTAQEGAVLERVWPRLTAIAIDHALAEPLAAEGKVAVVPASVGWDDVGDFAALARQLRERPDGTRAASGDGADDGDVRVLGGAQVDAVSSRATVYGSTDRHIALVGLDGISIVDTEDALLVLADAQAQDLSRLVARLEGHGLDRLR; the protein is encoded by the coding sequence ATGCCCGAGGCTCCGTTCGTGCCCGTGATCCCCGCCGGCGGCGCGGGGACCCGACTGTGGCCGCTCTCACGCCGCGCGCGGCCGAAGTTCCTCCTCGACCTCACCGGTCAGGGCACCAGCCTCCTGCAGGACACCGTCTCCCGGCTGGCACCCCTCGCCGACGCGCCCCCGGTGGTGGTGACCGGTGCGATGCACCGGGCCGCCGTGCGGGAGCAGCTGGGCGGCCCGGAGGTCGCGCGGATCGTGGCCGAGCCCTCCCCGCGCAACTCGATGCCGGCGATCGCGCTGGCCGCCGCCCTCATCGAGCGGGAGCACCCCGGTGCGGTCCTCGGCTCCTTCGCCGCGGACCACCTGATCGGCGACCGCGAGGCCTTCGCCCGCGCCGTCGCCGTAGCGCGGGACGCCGCCGCGCAGGGCTACCTGGTCACGCTGGGCATCCAGCCCACCCATCCCGCCACCGGGTTCGGGTACATCGAGCGCTCGGCCGGCGACGCGGCGAGCGGCCCGGACTCGCCGGCGCGGCCGGACCGCCCTCTCGCACGCCCCGGCGGGCCGGGCGCCCTCCCCGCAGGCGCTCACGGGGTGGACCGCTTCGTCGAGAAGCCCGATCGCGAGCGCGCGGAGGAGTTCCTGGCCAGCGGTCGCTTCCTGTGGAACGCGGGCATGTTCCTCGCGCGGGCCTCCTGGCTGCTCGACGAGCTGGCGCTCCAGCTGCCGGCCCTGGCCGCCGGCGTGCGGGAGATCGCCGCCGCCCACGGCACCGCCCAGGAGGGCGCGGTGCTGGAGCGGGTCTGGCCCCGTCTCACGGCGATCGCGATCGACCATGCGCTGGCCGAGCCGCTCGCCGCCGAGGGGAAGGTGGCCGTGGTGCCGGCCTCCGTGGGCTGGGACGACGTGGGCGACTTCGCCGCCCTGGCACGCCAGCTGCGCGAGCGGCCCGACGGCACGCGGGCGGCGAGCGGCGACGGGGCGGACGACGGGGACGTGCGGGTGCTCGGCGGGGCCCAGGTCGATGCCGTCTCCTCGCGGGCCACGGTGTACGGTTCCACCGATCGCCACATCGCCCTGGTCGGGCTGGACGGCATCAGCATCGTGGACACCGAGGACGCCCTGCTGGTGCTCGCCGACGCACAGGCGCAGGACCTCTCACGGCTGGTCGCCCGCCTCGAGGGGCACGGCCTGGACCGCCTGCGCTGA
- a CDS encoding M20 family metallopeptidase — protein sequence MKQSQQVLAGTSQQQAMLGPTGLIARTVAESEEALRAVRRHLHRHPELSHQEHATTDFIEEQLRGLGLSPRRMAHTGLLCDIPGTDPSLPLMALRADMDALGIPELTTVAYRSTVEGVSHACGHDVHMSAVLGAATALVRAAEAGGLRRGVRLVFQPAEEQHPCGALELIGQGVLDGVDSILALHCDPGVDVGHVGLKSGPITSATDPVRIQVRGAGGHTSRPHLTQDLVYALGSIVTQLPAALTRRMDPRSGVNLTWGSIHAGSAFNAIPSSGTLEGTLRCLDHEAWDQAEELLETVLADLVRPWGVEARVSHDRGVPPVSNARSSVDVLAAAVEGVLGAENLDPTAQSLGGEDFAWYLEKVPGALARLGTRTPGGRTFDLHMGDLLIDERAIGIGASVLAAACVQRDLQPA from the coding sequence GTGAAGCAGTCGCAGCAGGTGCTGGCGGGGACCTCGCAGCAGCAGGCGATGCTGGGGCCGACGGGGCTGATCGCCCGCACCGTCGCCGAGTCCGAGGAGGCGCTGCGCGCGGTGCGCCGCCACCTCCACCGCCACCCCGAGCTCTCGCACCAGGAGCACGCCACCACCGATTTCATCGAGGAGCAGCTGCGCGGCCTGGGACTGTCCCCGCGGCGGATGGCGCACACCGGCCTGCTCTGCGACATCCCGGGCACCGACCCCTCGCTGCCGCTGATGGCGCTGCGCGCGGACATGGACGCCCTCGGCATCCCGGAGCTCACCACCGTCGCCTACCGCTCCACCGTGGAGGGCGTCTCCCACGCCTGCGGGCACGACGTGCACATGAGCGCCGTGCTCGGCGCGGCGACGGCGCTGGTGCGCGCCGCCGAGGCCGGCGGTCTCCGGCGCGGGGTGCGCCTGGTGTTCCAGCCGGCGGAGGAGCAGCACCCGTGCGGTGCGCTCGAGCTGATCGGCCAGGGCGTGCTGGACGGGGTGGACTCGATCCTGGCCCTGCACTGCGACCCCGGCGTGGACGTGGGCCACGTGGGTCTGAAGTCCGGCCCCATCACCTCCGCCACCGACCCGGTGCGGATCCAGGTGCGCGGCGCGGGCGGTCACACCTCCCGCCCCCACCTCACCCAGGACCTCGTCTACGCCCTCGGCTCGATCGTCACCCAGCTGCCCGCCGCCCTGACCCGCCGCATGGACCCCCGCTCGGGGGTGAACCTCACCTGGGGCAGCATCCACGCCGGCTCGGCCTTCAACGCCATCCCCTCCAGCGGCACCCTCGAGGGGACCCTGCGCTGCCTCGACCACGAGGCCTGGGACCAGGCCGAGGAGCTGCTGGAGACGGTGCTCGCCGACCTGGTGCGTCCCTGGGGCGTGGAGGCGCGGGTGAGCCACGACCGCGGCGTGCCGCCGGTCTCCAACGCCCGCTCGAGCGTGGACGTGCTGGCCGCCGCGGTGGAGGGCGTGCTGGGGGCGGAGAACCTCGACCCCACCGCGCAGTCCCTGGGCGGCGAGGACTTCGCCTGGTACCTCGAGAAGGTGCCCGGCGCCCTCGCGCGGCTGGGCACCCGCACCCCCGGCGGGCGCACCTTCGACCTCCACATGGGGGACCTGCTGATCGACGAGCGCGCCATCGGCATCGGCGCCTCCGTGCTCGCCGCGGCCTGCGTGCAGCGCGACCTGCAGCCCGCCTGA
- a CDS encoding ABC transporter permease yields the protein MSTLDAAETGSAPGVGAGSSDTPPPPEQSAETALSRTLQRIARGDLLVVVMSFVFAFVIGSVLIVIANQEVRETLGYFVARPTDALGAIWQAVTQAYGAMFRGAIFDVPGFQRTAESIREAGGSGTYVLLPALATGLRPLTETLTVATPLIIASAGMAVSFRAGLFNIGGTGQLIAGAMAAGYVGFTFDLPVAVHLLACLIAGVLAGGVWGGIAGFLKARFGANEVISTIMLNWIATYLLFFALKTAAFTGANQSQPTSPSVGENAALPLLLGSGFRLHAGLFLAAGAAVLLWWLMSRSTIGFHFRAVGSNPRAAQVAGISPARTAFLVLAVAGGLVGLAGAVHVLGTERRLTEGVAGSIGFDAITVALLGRSGPVGIVLAGLLFAGLSTGGRFMESNQGVPLDLVQVIQVLVVLFIAAPPLVRTLIGLRRVDHPGARARVRRARGAQQGGAVAAGAAATAATVADDARRSPAEAEDADPDPGPATSGERSGERDGPPGPDRPEQPTDAQEEER from the coding sequence ATGAGCACGCTCGACGCCGCGGAGACCGGCTCCGCGCCCGGTGTCGGGGCGGGCAGCTCCGACACCCCGCCGCCGCCCGAGCAGAGCGCGGAGACCGCGCTGTCGCGCACCCTGCAGCGGATCGCTCGCGGCGACCTGCTGGTGGTGGTGATGAGCTTCGTGTTCGCCTTCGTGATCGGCTCCGTGCTGATCGTCATCGCGAACCAGGAGGTGCGCGAGACCCTCGGGTACTTCGTCGCCCGCCCCACCGACGCGCTCGGCGCGATCTGGCAGGCCGTCACCCAGGCCTACGGCGCGATGTTCCGCGGCGCGATCTTCGATGTCCCCGGCTTCCAGCGCACCGCCGAGAGTATCCGCGAGGCCGGCGGCAGCGGCACCTACGTGCTGCTGCCCGCCCTCGCCACCGGGCTGCGACCGCTCACCGAGACCCTCACCGTCGCGACCCCGCTGATCATCGCCTCCGCCGGCATGGCCGTCTCCTTCCGCGCGGGACTGTTCAACATCGGCGGCACGGGCCAGCTGATCGCCGGCGCGATGGCCGCCGGCTACGTGGGCTTCACCTTCGATCTCCCCGTCGCCGTGCACCTGCTGGCCTGCCTGATCGCCGGCGTCCTCGCGGGCGGGGTCTGGGGCGGCATCGCCGGCTTCCTCAAGGCGCGCTTCGGCGCCAACGAGGTGATCAGCACGATCATGCTGAACTGGATCGCGACCTATCTGCTGTTCTTCGCCCTGAAGACGGCGGCGTTCACCGGCGCCAACCAGTCCCAGCCCACCTCGCCCTCGGTGGGCGAGAACGCCGCGCTGCCGCTGCTGCTGGGCTCCGGCTTCCGGCTCCACGCGGGCCTGTTCCTCGCCGCCGGCGCCGCCGTGCTGCTGTGGTGGCTGATGAGCCGTTCGACGATCGGCTTCCACTTCCGCGCCGTGGGCTCCAACCCTCGTGCCGCCCAGGTGGCCGGCATCTCCCCGGCGCGCACCGCCTTCCTGGTGCTCGCCGTCGCCGGCGGACTGGTGGGCCTCGCCGGTGCCGTGCACGTGCTCGGCACGGAGCGACGGCTCACCGAGGGCGTGGCCGGGAGCATCGGCTTCGACGCGATCACGGTGGCGCTGCTGGGCCGCTCCGGTCCTGTCGGGATCGTGCTGGCCGGCCTGCTGTTCGCGGGTCTGTCCACCGGCGGGCGCTTCATGGAGTCGAACCAGGGGGTGCCGCTGGACCTCGTGCAGGTGATCCAGGTGCTGGTGGTGCTGTTCATCGCCGCGCCCCCGCTGGTGCGCACCCTGATCGGGCTGCGGCGCGTGGATCATCCCGGCGCCCGCGCCCGCGTGCGCCGCGCCCGCGGGGCGCAGCAGGGCGGCGCGGTCGCCGCCGGGGCGGCGGCCACCGCTGCGACCGTCGCGGACGACGCGCGGCGCAGCCCCGCGGAGGCCGAGGACGCCGACCCCGATCCGGGCCCGGCCACGTCGGGGGAGCGCAGCGGCGAGCGCGACGGACCGCCCGGCCCGGACCGCCCCGAGCAGCCCACCGATGCGCAGGAGGAGGAGCGATGA
- a CDS encoding thymidine phosphorylase, which translates to MTENPTPDVEPFDVVDVIRTKRDGSRLDEAQIDWVIDAYTRGVVAEEQMAALAMAIFLRGMERPEIARWTAAMIASGERMDFSALAKPTTDKHSTGGVGDKITLPLAPLVASYGVAVPQLSGRGLGHTGGTLDKLEAIPGWRAALTNDEMMRQLDEVGAVICAAGSGLAPADKKLYALRDVTGTVEAIPLIASSIMSKKIAEGTAALTLDVKTGAGAFMKDEGDARELARTMVDLGTDAGVRTVALLTDMSAPLGRTAGNGLEVRESLEVLSGGGPADVVELTCALAREMLEAAGVHDADVEAALADGRAMDSWRAMIAAQGGDVDAPLPTAQHVEELRASEDGVVTGLDAMGVGVAAWRLGAGRSRPGEAVQAAAGVEIEKHLGEEVRAGDVLARLHTDTPGRLARALEALDRAWDLSAPGTEVPERRIVLDRIG; encoded by the coding sequence GTGACCGAGAACCCCACCCCGGACGTCGAGCCCTTCGACGTCGTCGACGTGATCCGCACCAAGCGTGACGGCTCCCGCCTCGACGAGGCCCAGATCGACTGGGTGATCGACGCCTACACCCGCGGCGTCGTCGCCGAGGAGCAGATGGCGGCGCTCGCCATGGCAATCTTCCTGCGCGGCATGGAGCGGCCCGAGATCGCCCGCTGGACGGCCGCGATGATCGCCAGCGGCGAGCGGATGGACTTCTCCGCCCTCGCCAAGCCCACCACCGACAAGCACTCCACCGGCGGGGTGGGGGACAAGATCACCCTGCCGCTGGCCCCGCTGGTCGCCTCCTACGGCGTGGCGGTGCCGCAGCTGTCCGGGCGCGGCCTCGGCCACACCGGCGGCACCCTCGACAAGCTCGAGGCGATCCCCGGCTGGCGCGCCGCGCTCACCAACGACGAGATGATGCGGCAGCTCGACGAGGTGGGCGCCGTGATCTGCGCGGCCGGGTCCGGCCTCGCCCCCGCGGACAAGAAGCTCTACGCCCTGCGCGACGTGACCGGCACCGTCGAGGCGATCCCGCTGATCGCCTCCTCGATCATGTCCAAGAAGATCGCGGAGGGCACCGCCGCGCTCACCCTCGACGTGAAGACCGGCGCCGGCGCCTTCATGAAGGACGAGGGCGACGCCCGCGAGCTCGCCCGCACGATGGTGGACCTCGGCACCGACGCCGGGGTGCGCACCGTCGCCCTGCTCACCGACATGTCCGCGCCGCTCGGCCGCACGGCCGGCAACGGCCTCGAGGTGCGCGAGTCCCTCGAGGTGCTCTCCGGCGGCGGCCCGGCCGACGTGGTGGAGCTGACCTGCGCCCTGGCCCGCGAGATGCTCGAGGCCGCCGGGGTGCACGACGCCGACGTGGAGGCCGCGCTCGCCGACGGGCGGGCGATGGACTCCTGGCGCGCGATGATCGCCGCGCAGGGCGGGGACGTCGACGCCCCGCTGCCCACCGCGCAGCACGTCGAGGAGCTGCGCGCGAGCGAGGACGGCGTGGTGACCGGGCTGGACGCGATGGGCGTGGGCGTGGCCGCCTGGCGCCTCGGCGCGGGACGCTCGCGCCCGGGGGAGGCCGTCCAGGCCGCCGCGGGCGTCGAGATCGAGAAGCACCTGGGGGAGGAGGTGCGGGCCGGGGACGTGCTCGCCCGCCTCCACACCGACACCCCCGGCCGCCTCGCCCGGGCGCTCGAGGCGCTGGACAGGGCCTGGGACCTCTCCGCCCCCGGCACGGAGGTTCCCGAGCGCCGGATCGTGCTGGACCGGATCGGCTGA